A region from the Prochlorococcus sp. MIT 0603 genome encodes:
- a CDS encoding DNA-3-methyladenine glycosylase, translated as MTNSSLPVAFFARPAELVAPDLIGCLLIKRQSNKKLLWGVIVETEAYSESEPGCHGYKSKTTKNKTLFGEPGRLYVYLTYGTYYCVNIVTYKANYANGVLLRAIALPNENERIASGPGLLANKFGLNRSHDNSQISIENGLWISKGRSAPTNMNSIIQTTRIGISKAKDLPWRWYLKNSRSISKRAKGDRSPSSLQSWKPSFDELP; from the coding sequence ATAACTAATTCATCTCTACCAGTTGCCTTTTTTGCGCGCCCTGCTGAGCTGGTCGCACCTGATTTAATTGGATGCTTACTAATAAAACGTCAATCCAATAAAAAATTACTTTGGGGAGTAATTGTTGAGACAGAAGCTTATTCGGAATCTGAGCCTGGATGCCATGGTTACAAAAGTAAAACAACTAAAAATAAAACTCTTTTTGGAGAACCCGGACGTTTATATGTTTATCTAACTTATGGAACATATTATTGCGTCAATATTGTTACTTATAAGGCCAATTATGCTAATGGCGTTCTTCTTAGAGCAATAGCTTTGCCAAATGAAAACGAACGTATTGCATCAGGCCCTGGATTATTAGCAAATAAGTTTGGATTAAACAGAAGTCATGACAATTCACAAATTTCAATAGAGAATGGTTTATGGATTAGCAAAGGTCGATCAGCTCCCACAAATATGAACTCAATTATTCAAACAACAAGAATAGGTATTTCAAAAGCAAAAGATTTACCATGGCGCTGGTATTTAAAAAACAGTCGAAGCATTAGCAAACGAGCAAAAGGTGATAGGTCTCCTTCATCTTTGCAATCATGGAAACCAAGTTTTGACGAGCTTCCATGA